Proteins co-encoded in one Candidatus Bathyarchaeota archaeon genomic window:
- a CDS encoding magnesium transporter encodes YESIPVLTVSVLIETLAGATLGMQVGFLISIPVFLMLIPPLNDLGNDIGCIISSRIASALHLGTIKVKIKKSPVLTENVIAILIVGALSSLYLGVMTYMLADLIGEAGIPFGLVIFVSLLAGTLLSALTICFSTLIAFISWYKGLDPCNVVIPIVTSVADVIGVYCLFLAISIAT; translated from the coding sequence TTACGAGAGTATTCCTGTCCTAACTGTTTCTGTCCTTATTGAAACTTTAGCCGGGGCGACGCTTGGAATGCAGGTAGGCTTTTTAATTTCAATTCCAGTTTTCCTTATGTTGATTCCGCCTTTGAATGATTTAGGTAATGATATAGGATGTATAATTTCGTCAAGGATTGCATCGGCGCTACACTTAGGTACCATTAAGGTGAAGATTAAGAAAAGCCCCGTCCTAACTGAAAACGTGATTGCAATCTTAATTGTAGGCGCCCTTTCCTCTCTTTATCTTGGGGTCATGACATACATGTTAGCTGACTTAATAGGGGAAGCGGGGATTCCATTCGGGCTTGTTATATTTGTCAGTTTACTCGCAGGCACACTTTTGTCTGCTCTTACAATATGTTTCTCAACTTTAATCGCGTTTATTTCCTGGTACAAAGGACTTGATCCGTGTAATGTAGTTATACCGATTGTGACTAGTGTAGCTGACGTTATTGGGGTTTATTGTCTATTTCTTGCAATCAGCATCGCAACATAG
- a CDS encoding potassium channel protein, whose amino-acid sequence MFNKKIESIEYRPYPIKELLIRMKDTAMLVVDLAYAALLFKDKDLANEVLELEQEVDTLNYYLQINTMLAARDAKDAEALQSILRIASLTDRISDCAGDIVDTVLKGAEPHPIMLEGLRKMDEPLVVVKVSSNSRLNGKSLSQLRIRTKMGVNIIAIRRENKWIVDPDKTEKIFSEDVLIVRGSSTGVERLKSIALGTGEEFVE is encoded by the coding sequence TTGTTTAACAAGAAGATTGAAAGCATTGAATACCGGCCTTATCCCATTAAGGAATTGCTGATTCGTATGAAAGACACAGCCATGTTAGTTGTGGATTTAGCTTATGCTGCTTTGTTGTTTAAAGACAAGGATCTTGCTAATGAAGTTCTAGAACTGGAGCAGGAAGTTGACACTCTCAACTATTACTTGCAGATTAATACAATGCTTGCAGCTCGAGACGCTAAGGATGCGGAAGCCCTTCAATCCATATTGCGTATTGCCTCGCTTACCGATCGTATCTCTGACTGTGCTGGAGATATCGTTGACACGGTTCTCAAGGGTGCGGAACCTCATCCGATTATGTTAGAAGGATTAAGGAAGATGGATGAGCCTCTTGTTGTCGTAAAAGTGTCTTCTAATTCAAGGTTAAATGGGAAGAGTCTAAGTCAACTTCGTATTCGAACAAAAATGGGTGTCAATATTATAGCTATAAGACGTGAAAACAAATGGATTGTAGATCCGGATAAAACTGAAAAAATCTTTTCTGAAGATGTACTGATAGTCAGAGGAAGCTCGACGGGGGTTGAACGATTGAAGTCCATAGCGTTAGGTACAGGTGAAGAATTTGTTGAGTGA
- a CDS encoding PhoU family transcriptional regulator encodes MSEEALILTRKAQDLLCSILDESELLIDLAYSALIFNSKDLAEDVVEMYRNVDGMRVKFDETVLKLAKLVESPEKLWVLLRMSYSAAEIAEASLMVADVILRGLPVHDVLQPIFQLSEETFVKVTVNKGANLDGRTLGEVRLQDNTGMRIVCIKRGENWIYGPNRDTKIMAGDVLFAKGPIEGESSLKSFAELKKS; translated from the coding sequence TTGAGTGAAGAAGCTCTTATATTAACAAGGAAAGCACAAGACCTTTTATGCAGTATACTAGATGAATCTGAGTTACTTATCGACTTAGCATATTCCGCCTTGATTTTTAATAGCAAGGATCTCGCTGAAGATGTTGTAGAAATGTACCGAAATGTTGACGGTATGCGCGTTAAGTTTGATGAGACAGTTTTGAAACTGGCGAAACTAGTAGAAAGTCCTGAGAAATTATGGGTGTTATTAAGAATGAGTTATAGTGCAGCTGAAATCGCAGAGGCATCCCTTATGGTAGCGGATGTTATCCTTCGTGGGCTCCCAGTGCATGACGTTCTTCAACCAATTTTTCAATTATCAGAAGAAACTTTCGTTAAGGTGACTGTTAATAAGGGTGCTAATTTGGATGGGAGGACGTTAGGAGAAGTTAGGCTTCAAGATAACACGGGAATGCGTATAGTTTGTATAAAAAGGGGAGAAAATTGGATCTACGGACCAAACCGGGACACAAAGATAATGGCAGGAGACGTGCTTTTTGCTAAAGGCCCCATTGAGGGAGAGAGTTCTTTAAAATCGTTTGCGGAACTCAAAAAGTCATAA
- a CDS encoding glycoside hydrolase family 5 protein, with translation MASKPRIKLTFTCISLILVFGVISSSCLDLQTQVSEVKSKWLHTEGRYIKDSLGNIVYLRGVSKMGLEYTCDGFHIVESDYDLMKEMGVNVVRIPYTMEWIYNPGYLAKIDRQIQWCKERNIYVILDMHRPNHRGQQSFPWNETAWISQWLFLAERYKEEPTVIGFDLFNEPHDVDWVKWKNTAERAAKAIHKVNPNLLILIQGVGWGWDLAGAQTNPVNETNIVYSPHIYPYPLSHAEWSYAYKKGNYELGYQLLRDYIKSNWEPILTNNIAPILVGEFGTPIFEENNLRWMKDLLEIMHELEISYTCWVFYGSDKPRDCALLKSDWKTFQPQTKILIEYLKRSKVNSPSIVQRSFLLQR, from the coding sequence TTGGCGTCTAAGCCTAGGATAAAACTTACGTTCACGTGCATATCATTAATTCTGGTTTTCGGTGTAATATCTTCCTCCTGTCTTGATCTGCAAACGCAAGTTAGCGAGGTTAAATCCAAGTGGTTGCATACTGAAGGCAGATACATCAAGGATAGTCTCGGCAACATTGTCTACCTTCGCGGCGTCTCAAAAATGGGGTTAGAATATACCTGCGATGGGTTCCACATCGTTGAATCTGATTATGACCTAATGAAAGAGATGGGGGTTAACGTAGTCAGGATCCCATACACTATGGAGTGGATTTATAACCCAGGCTATCTGGCCAAAATTGACCGCCAAATCCAATGGTGTAAAGAGCGAAATATCTACGTTATCCTTGACATGCATAGACCAAACCATCGCGGTCAACAATCTTTCCCATGGAATGAAACCGCATGGATCAGCCAGTGGCTGTTCTTAGCTGAGCGATATAAAGAAGAGCCTACAGTTATTGGATTTGATTTATTTAATGAACCACATGACGTTGATTGGGTTAAATGGAAGAACACGGCAGAAAGGGCAGCTAAGGCTATCCATAAGGTGAACCCCAATCTCCTAATTCTTATCCAAGGTGTAGGCTGGGGATGGGACCTTGCAGGAGCACAGACAAATCCAGTAAATGAAACCAATATCGTATACAGCCCGCATATCTATCCATACCCCTTATCCCATGCAGAATGGAGCTATGCCTATAAAAAAGGAAACTATGAACTGGGTTATCAACTACTCCGAGACTACATCAAATCCAATTGGGAGCCCATTTTAACCAACAATATCGCACCTATTTTAGTCGGCGAATTTGGAACCCCCATCTTCGAAGAAAATAATCTCAGGTGGATGAAAGATCTTCTTGAGATTATGCATGAACTGGAAATCAGCTATACTTGTTGGGTGTTCTACGGATCTGATAAACCACGCGACTGTGCTTTGCTAAAATCAGATTGGAAAACGTTTCAACCCCAAACTAAAATTCTGATAGAATACTTAAAAAGAAGCAAGGTGAACTCCCCCTCCATAGTGCAAAGGAGCTTCCTGCTTCAACGATAG